A genomic region of Desulfosarcina ovata subsp. ovata contains the following coding sequences:
- a CDS encoding AEC family transporter codes for MIILNNIFPVFALIGLGAALRHMHLTGEKFLKTSDRLVYYIFFPMLLFWKIGGSPSVDRGAVDLITAAIAAVATVYLISAICLKLFRVSRFAAGSFSQSCYRFNTYVGMAVIMNVLGETGVSRFGILIGFIIPFINVLAVSTLIWFAGRAITIRERLRITLRALVSNPLIIGCLAGMAYARFIGVLPVFLNNTLRLAAMVTLPLALLSIGGTLTLKNIREHFNPALLGCTIKLAILPWVGYAFLTAVSASPLSVQVGMLFFSLPTSPAIVVLSSQLNSDTQFASTAIVLSTLLSFFSMSAVLLIFLH; via the coding sequence ATGATCATCCTCAACAACATTTTTCCGGTCTTTGCCCTCATCGGTCTCGGTGCCGCACTCCGGCACATGCATCTGACCGGCGAAAAATTCCTGAAAACATCCGATCGGCTGGTTTACTATATTTTCTTTCCCATGTTGCTTTTCTGGAAGATCGGCGGCTCGCCCTCCGTGGACCGGGGGGCGGTCGACCTGATCACCGCTGCCATTGCTGCGGTTGCCACGGTTTACCTGATCAGTGCCATCTGCCTGAAACTGTTCCGCGTATCCCGTTTTGCCGCGGGCTCCTTTTCACAGAGCTGTTACCGTTTCAACACCTATGTCGGCATGGCCGTGATCATGAATGTGCTGGGCGAAACCGGGGTATCGCGTTTCGGAATTCTCATCGGATTCATTATCCCTTTCATCAATGTACTGGCCGTCTCCACCCTGATCTGGTTCGCCGGACGGGCCATTACCATTCGCGAGCGGCTGCGCATCACCCTGCGCGCCCTGGTTTCGAATCCGCTGATCATCGGTTGCCTGGCCGGCATGGCCTACGCCCGGTTCATCGGGGTGCTTCCGGTTTTCCTGAACAACACCCTGCGCCTGGCCGCCATGGTGACCCTGCCCCTGGCGCTTCTCTCCATCGGCGGCACCCTGACCTTGAAAAACATCAGAGAGCATTTCAATCCGGCGCTTCTGGGTTGCACGATCAAACTCGCAATCCTGCCGTGGGTGGGCTATGCGTTCCTGACGGCAGTCAGCGCTTCCCCGCTCTCCGTTCAGGTGGGCATGCTCTTTTTCTCTCTCCCCACTTCTCCAGCCATCGTTGTGCTCTCTTCCCAGCTGAACAGCGACACGCAATTCGCCTCTACCGCCATCGTTCTCTCCACGCTGCTCTCCTTCTTCTCCATGAGCGCCGTGCTCCTGATATTCCTGCATTGA
- the truA gene encoding tRNA pseudouridine(38-40) synthase TruA, with product MSPKGGQRTFRLTIEYDGSDFHGWQRQKNDRTVQETLESALGIMTREKIVVIGSGRTDAGVHACGQVASFKTTSSLNAGTFFKGLNSLLPDDVVILACDPMPLDFHARFDVTRKHYRYYILNRPLALAIGRQFVWHIRKRLDIAAMQQAAAVFPGTHDFKAFEGSGSPRAHTVRTVTRAELTSTGEGDLRFDIEANGFLRFMVRNIVGTLVEVGLGKIAPAQVERILASKDRSRAGATAPPQGLFLMQVIY from the coding sequence ATGTCCCCAAAAGGTGGCCAACGGACATTCAGACTGACCATCGAATACGATGGTTCAGACTTTCACGGTTGGCAGCGGCAAAAAAACGACCGTACCGTTCAAGAGACCCTTGAATCGGCGCTCGGCATTATGACCCGCGAGAAGATCGTCGTCATCGGATCGGGACGCACCGACGCCGGTGTTCATGCCTGCGGCCAAGTGGCCAGCTTCAAAACCACATCGAGCCTGAATGCCGGAACCTTTTTTAAAGGTCTCAACAGCCTGCTACCCGATGATGTGGTCATCCTCGCCTGCGATCCAATGCCGCTGGATTTTCATGCACGCTTCGACGTCACGCGCAAACACTATCGTTACTACATCCTTAATCGCCCCCTGGCGCTGGCCATCGGGCGGCAGTTTGTCTGGCACATCCGCAAAAGGCTGGACATTGCCGCCATGCAACAGGCCGCAGCGGTTTTTCCGGGTACCCACGATTTCAAGGCCTTCGAAGGAAGCGGCAGTCCCAGGGCGCACACCGTTCGCACCGTTACCCGGGCGGAGCTTACGTCCACCGGAGAGGGCGATCTGCGTTTCGATATCGAAGCCAATGGTTTTCTGCGTTTTATGGTGAGAAACATTGTCGGCACATTGGTCGAAGTCGGTCTGGGGAAAATTGCGCCGGCACAGGTGGAAAGGATCCTCGCATCAAAGGACCGGTCCCGGGCCGGTGCCACGGCACCGCCCCAAGGCCTGTTTTTAATGCAAGTCATCTACTGA
- a CDS encoding chloride channel protein encodes MMGPTDQKKGTAGRIKAKLSHLRVAQATRWSVYFIAIGLIAGLGSVAFHYLCQIGIHYFLDMAAGYRPPPPAGEHHLLPLTATPFNRWMLLFLPAIGGIFSGWLVYTFAPEAEGHGTDAAIRAYHHKGGFIRNRVPIIKTIASAITLTTGGSGGREGPIAQIGAGFGSFLATTLKLSDRERRIMMAAGIGAGVGSIFRAPLAGALFAAEVLYRDPDFESEVIIPAGISSVVAYCVFCLVFGWGSLFDSPPFKFRNPMELGPYLVLALVLVGTGVFYIKAFYGTIHVFESIRKIPNHIKPAIGGLLTGIVGFFLPHTLAFGYGFAQMAINNELTIPFLLSLALGKVLTTSFSIGSGGSGGVFGPSIVVGGAMGGVVGQIFHAIMPTVVTQPGAFVVVGMAGFFTAVSNTPISTIIFVSEMTNSYHLLLPSLLVCSVAYTASRRWTIFNCQVQSKVDSPAHAGDFFVDILQAIPVEDLMPLVQKVTLIPQEMPFMEFKRYFSETKQHYFPVVDGDQRLVGIFSVNDIRGVLFAPEIERLVVMKDVGTSEIIVTTPEEDLNAVLKKFTTRNIDSLPVVRADDHGILLGMLNRREVIAFYNQKVEEMKSRRRARLAQ; translated from the coding sequence ATGATGGGCCCAACAGACCAGAAAAAGGGAACGGCCGGTCGCATCAAGGCGAAACTATCGCATTTGAGGGTTGCCCAGGCGACCCGTTGGTCGGTTTATTTCATCGCGATCGGTTTGATTGCCGGACTCGGATCGGTCGCCTTTCACTATCTGTGCCAGATCGGGATCCATTATTTTCTGGATATGGCGGCCGGCTATCGGCCGCCGCCACCTGCCGGTGAACATCACCTGTTACCCCTCACCGCAACACCGTTCAACCGCTGGATGCTGCTTTTTCTGCCCGCCATCGGCGGAATCTTCAGCGGTTGGTTGGTTTACACCTTCGCTCCCGAGGCCGAGGGGCACGGAACCGATGCGGCCATTCGGGCCTATCACCACAAAGGCGGCTTTATCCGCAACCGCGTGCCGATCATCAAAACCATCGCCTCTGCCATTACCCTGACCACAGGCGGGTCCGGCGGCCGGGAGGGGCCCATCGCTCAGATCGGTGCGGGGTTCGGCTCTTTTCTGGCAACCACCTTGAAGCTTTCCGACCGTGAGCGGCGCATCATGATGGCTGCCGGAATCGGGGCCGGTGTGGGCAGCATTTTCCGGGCGCCCCTGGCCGGAGCGCTGTTCGCCGCCGAGGTGCTCTACCGGGATCCTGACTTCGAGTCGGAAGTGATTATCCCCGCTGGGATCTCATCGGTGGTGGCCTACTGCGTCTTTTGCCTGGTGTTCGGCTGGGGATCCCTGTTCGATTCACCGCCGTTCAAATTCCGTAATCCGATGGAACTGGGGCCCTACCTGGTCCTGGCGCTGGTGCTGGTGGGCACCGGCGTGTTCTACATCAAGGCATTTTACGGCACGATTCACGTTTTCGAATCCATCCGCAAGATTCCCAACCACATCAAGCCGGCCATTGGGGGCCTGCTTACCGGTATTGTCGGTTTTTTTCTGCCCCACACCCTGGCTTTTGGATACGGTTTTGCTCAGATGGCCATCAACAACGAGTTGACCATCCCCTTTCTGCTCAGCCTGGCCCTGGGCAAGGTGCTGACCACTTCGTTTTCCATCGGTTCGGGGGGCAGCGGCGGGGTCTTTGGGCCATCCATCGTGGTCGGTGGTGCCATGGGGGGGGTCGTGGGACAGATTTTTCATGCTATCATGCCCACCGTGGTGACCCAGCCCGGGGCCTTCGTGGTGGTGGGCATGGCCGGATTTTTCACGGCCGTTTCCAACACTCCCATTTCAACGATCATTTTTGTGAGCGAAATGACCAATTCCTACCACCTGCTGCTGCCCAGCCTGCTGGTCTGTTCCGTTGCCTACACGGCTTCGCGACGGTGGACCATTTTCAACTGCCAGGTCCAGAGCAAGGTGGACTCGCCGGCCCACGCCGGTGATTTTTTTGTGGATATTTTGCAGGCCATTCCGGTTGAAGATCTGATGCCGCTGGTTCAGAAAGTAACCCTGATTCCCCAGGAAATGCCGTTCATGGAATTCAAACGCTATTTCTCCGAAACCAAGCAGCACTATTTTCCGGTGGTGGATGGCGATCAGCGGCTGGTGGGAATCTTTTCGGTAAATGATATCCGCGGCGTTCTTTTCGCACCGGAAATCGAACGCCTGGTGGTGATGAAGGATGTGGGGACGTCGGAGATCATCGTCACCACTCCGGAAGAAGATCTCAATGCCGTCCTTAAAAAATTCACCACCCGCAATATCGACAGTCTGCCGGTGGTCCGTGCCGACGATCATGGCATCCTCTTGGGAATGCTCAACCGGCGCGAGGTGATCGCCTTTTACAATCAAAAGGTGGAAGAGATGAAATCCCGGCGCCGGGCGCGGCTGGCGCAATAG
- a CDS encoding aminotransferase class I/II-fold pyridoxal phosphate-dependent enzyme, protein MNPLAEQLNQTIKAAAPHVYDMLSDVGKRLFFPKGILSQSAEAKEKAYTINATIGIAKEGGRTMRFDSVMASIPTIRPSQSLTYASSFGVAALRNAWREEMVEKNSSLAGKPVSLPVVTCGITHGIATFADVWTNADDVIILPEMMWGNYSMIFSVRRGARIRHYELFTDGGRFNLAAFEQAVRQEAADNRKITVVLNFPHNPTGYTLSETEADGVVNILKDVAASGTFIVAVTDDAYFGLFYEPETIKESIFARLCGAHPGILAVKLDGATKENYVWGLRVGFITYGGTFAGDPAALFDALERKTAGCIRGTISNASHLSQTILLNSMQDEKNRDERQEKFNILMDRARRVKTVSKDPKYAAAWDVYPFNSGYFMCIRLKTVDAETLRVHLLDRYGVGLISLGRANLRIAFSCMEAADVEKLFDTIYQGIKELENSQ, encoded by the coding sequence ATGAATCCTCTCGCTGAGCAACTCAATCAGACCATCAAAGCTGCCGCCCCCCATGTTTACGATATGCTTTCCGACGTGGGGAAAAGACTCTTTTTCCCTAAAGGCATCCTCAGCCAGAGTGCTGAAGCCAAGGAAAAAGCGTACACCATCAACGCTACCATCGGTATCGCCAAAGAGGGCGGTCGGACCATGCGCTTCGACAGCGTCATGGCTTCCATTCCTACCATCCGGCCCAGCCAGTCCCTGACCTATGCCTCTTCCTTCGGAGTTGCGGCTCTTAGAAATGCGTGGCGTGAAGAGATGGTTGAAAAAAATTCATCCCTGGCTGGAAAACCGGTGAGCCTGCCGGTGGTGACTTGCGGAATTACCCACGGCATCGCCACCTTTGCCGATGTCTGGACCAATGCCGACGATGTAATTATTCTGCCCGAGATGATGTGGGGCAATTACAGCATGATCTTTTCCGTTCGGAGGGGTGCCCGCATCCGTCATTACGAACTGTTTACCGACGGGGGGCGATTCAATCTGGCCGCCTTCGAACAGGCGGTGCGCCAAGAGGCGGCTGACAACCGGAAGATTACCGTGGTTCTCAATTTTCCCCACAACCCGACCGGATATACGCTCAGCGAGACGGAAGCCGACGGCGTTGTCAATATTCTGAAAGACGTTGCGGCATCGGGAACCTTTATTGTGGCGGTTACCGACGATGCCTACTTCGGCCTTTTTTATGAGCCCGAAACCATCAAGGAGTCGATCTTTGCACGCCTGTGTGGCGCGCATCCCGGCATCCTGGCCGTCAAGCTGGATGGTGCCACCAAGGAAAATTATGTATGGGGCCTGCGCGTCGGATTCATCACTTACGGTGGAACGTTTGCCGGCGATCCCGCGGCGCTTTTCGATGCGCTGGAACGGAAAACGGCCGGGTGTATCCGGGGGACCATTTCCAATGCGTCCCATCTGAGCCAGACCATTTTGCTCAACTCCATGCAGGATGAGAAAAACCGGGATGAGCGGCAGGAAAAGTTCAACATCCTCATGGACCGGGCCAGGCGGGTCAAAACCGTCTCCAAGGATCCGAAGTACGCCGCGGCCTGGGATGTCTATCCGTTTAATTCAGGCTACTTCATGTGTATCCGGCTGAAAACCGTGGATGCGGAAACGCTTCGGGTCCATCTGCTCGATCGCTATGGGGTCGGATTGATATCCCTGGGGCGTGCCAATTTGCGGATCGCCTTTTCTTGCATGGAGGCGGCGGATGTCGAAAAACTGTTCGATACGATTTATCAGGGGATCAAAGAACTGGAAAACAGCCAGTAG
- a CDS encoding PxxKW family cysteine-rich protein, whose translation MKCTTIRKGMECGFMTAKGCGYKGGVCYEIVEQCKGCNRTLEIASGWYCSACPEPTIKWKNGNCNLATHVSTSMSETAQKINPLKASKRSRK comes from the coding sequence ATGAAATGCACAACCATTCGTAAAGGCATGGAATGTGGCTTCATGACAGCCAAGGGTTGCGGATATAAAGGCGGCGTTTGCTATGAGATCGTCGAACAGTGCAAGGGGTGTAACCGAACACTGGAGATCGCTTCTGGCTGGTACTGCTCAGCCTGTCCCGAACCGACGATCAAGTGGAAGAACGGAAATTGTAATTTGGCGACCCATGTTTCCACGAGCATGTCAGAAACGGCGCAGAAGATCAACCCGTTGAAGGCCTCCAAGCGTTCCCGAAAATAG
- a CDS encoding mechanosensitive ion channel family protein, producing MEAIIDKIYQLLTVYGLKVIAALAIFIIGRWVAKGVRKLIERIMTRSKVDSTLVSFTANLAYIGLLAFIVIAALGQLGIQTTSFIAILGAAGLAIGLALQGSLSNFAAGFLLIIFRPFKVGDLIEGAGVFGVVEAIQIFTTQLKTADNKTVIVPNAKLTDDNIVNWTVKGTRRVDMVFGIGYEDDIDKARSLIADAVAQDSRILKDPETQIAVSELADSSVNFVVRPWVKVADYWGVYFDLTEKIKKSFDANGVCIPFPQRDVHVYQHASAED from the coding sequence ATGGAAGCGATTATTGACAAAATTTACCAGTTACTGACGGTTTATGGTTTGAAGGTGATTGCCGCACTGGCCATTTTTATTATCGGGCGCTGGGTGGCCAAGGGTGTGCGGAAACTGATCGAACGGATCATGACCAGGAGCAAGGTCGACTCCACGTTGGTTTCCTTTACCGCCAACCTGGCTTATATCGGCCTGCTGGCATTTATTGTTATTGCCGCTTTGGGGCAACTGGGGATTCAGACCACCTCCTTCATTGCCATTCTCGGTGCCGCCGGTCTGGCCATTGGCCTGGCTTTGCAAGGTTCCCTCTCCAACTTCGCGGCCGGCTTTCTGCTGATTATTTTCAGGCCGTTCAAGGTGGGTGACCTCATTGAAGGCGCCGGGGTGTTTGGTGTGGTGGAGGCCATTCAGATTTTTACCACACAGCTGAAAACGGCCGACAACAAAACGGTTATTGTTCCCAATGCAAAACTCACCGACGATAATATCGTTAACTGGACCGTCAAAGGCACCCGGCGGGTGGATATGGTTTTCGGCATCGGATATGAAGATGATATCGACAAGGCACGCTCCCTGATCGCTGATGCGGTGGCCCAGGACAGCCGCATCCTGAAGGATCCCGAAACCCAGATTGCCGTTTCCGAATTGGCTGACAGCAGCGTCAATTTTGTGGTTCGTCCCTGGGTCAAAGTTGCGGACTACTGGGGCGTCTATTTTGACCTGACCGAGAAAATCAAGAAGTCGTTTGATGCGAACGGGGTATGCATTCCATTTCCCCAGCGGGATGTGCATGTGTACCAGCATGCCTCTGCTGAAGACTAA
- a CDS encoding DUF2959 family protein, with product MINSMVNESNGTARLRFVWLSMAFVLLTVSCQTTYYAVWEKLGKEKRHLLKDNVEKVREEQAEASDQFASVVERIKSMYGFDGGDLEDVYAELNQDYHTCEQRAEAVRDRIDNVEQIAEDLFSEWAAEIDTIENVKLKTKSRTSLLDTRDRFARLQRSMAKAEASMAPVLNNLHDYVLYLKHNLNAQAVGSLKREVADIETEVSALIGDMNRSIREAEAFAQTI from the coding sequence ATGATCAACAGCATGGTGAATGAATCCAATGGTACGGCCAGGCTTCGGTTTGTTTGGCTGTCGATGGCTTTTGTTCTGCTCACGGTCAGTTGTCAGACCACTTACTACGCGGTCTGGGAGAAATTGGGGAAGGAGAAGCGGCATCTTCTCAAGGACAATGTGGAAAAAGTTCGTGAGGAACAGGCCGAGGCCTCCGACCAGTTTGCCAGTGTCGTTGAACGCATCAAATCCATGTATGGGTTTGACGGCGGTGACCTGGAGGATGTTTATGCAGAACTGAATCAGGACTATCACACCTGTGAGCAGCGTGCTGAGGCGGTCCGCGATCGCATTGACAATGTCGAACAGATCGCCGAGGACCTTTTCAGCGAGTGGGCTGCCGAAATCGATACCATTGAAAATGTGAAACTGAAAACCAAAAGCCGTACTTCCCTGCTGGACACCCGTGACCGATTCGCCCGTTTGCAGCGATCCATGGCCAAAGCGGAAGCTTCCATGGCACCCGTGCTCAACAACTTGCATGACTATGTTCTCTACCTCAAACACAACCTGAACGCCCAGGCCGTGGGTTCCTTGAAAAGAGAGGTGGCGGACATTGAAACGGAGGTCTCTGCCCTGATCGGTGACATGAACCGATCGATCCGGGAAGCGGAGGCATTTGCTCAAACCATTTGA
- a CDS encoding OmpA family protein: MKSLFAKLIFAFMVAGLLSACATFQPVPPFSPVDIDAGGHALKKQNAVFILDASASMEEGSPQYKKFDQAKALLENMAKTMPANMPVQTEVRSFGHDPKFSSAITELLDDMGAFNRKDMTTALAGISKAGGTSPMETAIDAAGEDLDGASGNTAMIIVSDGKNMGSAPVAAAAALKEKMGDSLCIYTVLVGDDAAGQKLMDAVAEAGGCGFATTGDALMDGAAMAGFITKVFIGDAIDSDGDGVGDMMDKCPGTPAGVKVDAAGCPLDSDKDGVPDYLDKCPGTPAGTKVDSTGCPITVLDSSKDEWSFHDILFDVNKAVIKPVSFGTLDAIVQALQQRPRLTVRIEGHTDITGSHAYNMDLSKRRAKAVVDYLVNKGIASSRLTSEGYGPDRPIADNNTKEGRALNRRVNLVKTN, translated from the coding sequence ATGAAAAGTCTATTCGCCAAGTTGATTTTTGCGTTCATGGTTGCCGGTCTGTTAAGCGCCTGTGCCACCTTTCAACCGGTTCCCCCATTCTCACCGGTTGATATCGACGCTGGCGGACATGCCCTGAAAAAGCAAAATGCGGTTTTCATTCTCGATGCGTCCGCTTCCATGGAAGAGGGATCCCCGCAGTACAAAAAGTTCGATCAGGCCAAGGCGCTGCTTGAGAACATGGCAAAGACCATGCCGGCAAACATGCCCGTACAGACAGAAGTGCGTAGTTTCGGGCATGATCCGAAGTTCTCATCAGCCATCACCGAACTCCTTGACGATATGGGTGCCTTCAACCGTAAGGACATGACCACAGCCCTGGCGGGCATCTCCAAGGCCGGGGGGACTAGTCCCATGGAAACGGCCATTGATGCCGCCGGCGAGGACCTTGACGGCGCTTCCGGGAATACGGCGATGATCATTGTCAGTGATGGAAAGAACATGGGATCGGCACCCGTTGCTGCTGCCGCGGCGCTGAAAGAAAAGATGGGCGATTCGCTGTGCATCTATACGGTTCTGGTGGGTGATGACGCGGCAGGCCAGAAACTGATGGATGCGGTTGCCGAGGCTGGCGGATGCGGTTTTGCAACAACGGGCGATGCATTGATGGACGGCGCGGCCATGGCTGGCTTTATTACCAAGGTGTTTATTGGTGATGCCATTGACAGCGATGGCGACGGCGTTGGCGATATGATGGACAAATGCCCGGGGACCCCCGCGGGTGTTAAGGTGGATGCGGCCGGCTGCCCGCTGGACAGCGACAAGGATGGCGTGCCGGATTATTTGGACAAATGCCCGGGAACCCCCGCTGGTACGAAGGTCGACTCCACTGGTTGTCCGATTACCGTTTTGGATTCTTCCAAAGACGAATGGTCTTTCCACGACATTCTTTTCGACGTCAATAAAGCCGTTATCAAACCCGTATCGTTTGGTACCCTTGACGCCATTGTCCAAGCCCTTCAGCAGCGTCCCCGCCTGACCGTGCGGATCGAAGGGCATACGGACATTACTGGATCTCACGCATACAACATGGATCTTTCCAAGCGGCGTGCCAAAGCTGTCGTCGATTACCTCGTCAACAAAGGTATCGCCTCGTCCCGACTCACTTCCGAAGGCTACGGCCCGGATCGTCCCATAGCGGATAACAACACCAAGGAAGGGCGGGCGCTCAACCGGCGTGTTAATTTGGTTAAAACCAACTAA
- a CDS encoding KpsF/GutQ family sugar-phosphate isomerase, giving the protein MLLDEARQVLEIEADGIMKLIGRLDHRFEQMVDTIMQASGRLIISGIGKSGIIGRKIAATLNSTGTRALFLHPVEAMHGDLGIVCVDDVFLAMSYSGETGELNILMPSIRKLGCPVIAMTGNPESTLAKHSDIVIDVGVEKEACPLGLAPTASTTALLAMGDALAVVLINKNHFKSSDFKRFHPGGALGQRLSREVSDIMLSGKSIPITTSSATMREAVAEMDRHGLGAIIIVEPAGELAGILTDGDLRRMIARGDSIFDQSLPEVMTPAPLNASAHTPAFDALNIMEQHEITILPIIDQSRRVIGILHLHDILGKGEFKFNGTAPEKKERLE; this is encoded by the coding sequence ATGCTTTTGGACGAAGCACGACAAGTGCTCGAAATTGAAGCCGATGGCATTATGAAGCTAATCGGTCGCCTCGACCATCGTTTCGAACAAATGGTCGATACAATCATGCAAGCCTCCGGCCGGTTAATCATAAGCGGCATCGGCAAATCCGGCATCATCGGCCGTAAAATCGCTGCCACCCTCAACAGCACCGGAACACGCGCCCTGTTCCTGCATCCGGTAGAAGCCATGCACGGCGATTTGGGAATCGTCTGTGTCGATGACGTCTTTCTGGCCATGTCCTACAGTGGGGAAACCGGTGAATTGAACATCCTGATGCCCAGCATCCGCAAGCTGGGTTGCCCCGTTATCGCCATGACCGGCAATCCGGAGTCGACACTGGCCAAACACAGCGATATCGTGATTGATGTGGGTGTCGAAAAAGAAGCCTGCCCGTTAGGCCTAGCACCAACGGCAAGCACCACTGCCCTGCTGGCCATGGGAGATGCGTTGGCGGTTGTACTGATAAACAAAAATCACTTTAAATCGAGTGATTTTAAACGGTTTCATCCCGGCGGAGCACTGGGCCAGCGCCTCTCCCGTGAGGTCAGCGATATCATGCTTTCCGGTAAATCGATCCCCATTACCACCAGCAGCGCGACCATGCGTGAGGCGGTTGCGGAGATGGATCGCCACGGCCTGGGGGCGATCATCATTGTCGAACCGGCGGGAGAGTTGGCGGGCATCTTGACCGATGGCGATCTGCGCCGCATGATCGCCCGGGGAGACAGCATCTTTGACCAATCCCTGCCTGAAGTGATGACACCGGCACCCCTCAATGCATCGGCCCATACCCCGGCTTTTGATGCGCTCAACATCATGGAACAACACGAAATCACCATACTTCCGATAATCGACCAGAGCCGCCGGGTTATTGGCATCCTGCATCTGCACGACATTCTCGGAAAAGGTGAATTCAAGTTCAACGGTACTGCACCCGAAAAGAAAGAACGGCTTGAATGA
- a CDS encoding ATP-dependent 6-phosphofructokinase yields the protein MNMEAIETPIQSLGEAKIPSPMLREDHGGIDHSFVSDDDRILINIKRTNIEAMITKGISPPAFELAGPRRKVYFDAAKLRCAIATCGGLCPGLNDIIRAIVLELHYRYGVKIIYGVRHGLEGFIPEYNHDFLDLTAQRVSDINNMGGTILGSSRGAQDIDRVVDCLEVNNIGILFMVGGDGTLMAASKIADTISQRGLKISVVGIPKTIDNDIHLVSRSFGFDTAVDVSRMAIQGAHNEAISYPNGVGLIKLMGRHSGFIAATAALAQQDANFVLIPEVDFDLDGPKGLMAALETRLASRGHAVIVAAEGAGQKFFTDVNESRDASGNIRLNDIGPFLRDTIKDHFTAKKIPINIKYIDPSYMIRSLPANANDSVFCGFLGRDAVHAGMAGKTKLVIGHWNNHFVHLPMEATAGKRKQVRPRGKLWTTVLESTGQPPLKNDHT from the coding sequence ATGAATATGGAAGCCATAGAGACCCCCATTCAGTCTTTGGGGGAAGCCAAAATTCCGTCACCCATGTTAAGGGAAGATCATGGCGGAATCGACCATTCGTTTGTTTCCGATGACGATCGGATTCTGATCAACATCAAACGAACGAACATCGAAGCCATGATCACAAAGGGCATCTCACCGCCGGCTTTCGAACTGGCCGGCCCCCGACGCAAAGTCTATTTCGACGCTGCCAAATTACGGTGTGCCATCGCCACCTGCGGCGGTCTGTGTCCCGGGTTGAACGATATCATCCGGGCCATTGTATTGGAACTGCACTACCGTTACGGGGTCAAGATCATTTACGGCGTGCGCCACGGACTGGAAGGGTTTATTCCCGAATACAACCACGACTTCCTGGACCTGACCGCCCAACGGGTTTCCGACATCAATAACATGGGCGGTACCATCCTTGGATCTTCACGGGGTGCCCAGGATATCGACCGTGTCGTGGACTGCCTGGAAGTGAACAATATCGGCATTCTGTTCATGGTTGGTGGTGACGGGACACTGATGGCCGCCTCGAAAATTGCCGATACCATTTCCCAGCGGGGGCTTAAAATCAGTGTCGTGGGTATCCCCAAAACCATCGACAATGATATCCATCTGGTCTCCCGTTCCTTTGGTTTTGATACTGCCGTGGATGTCTCCCGGATGGCGATCCAGGGGGCCCATAACGAAGCCATCTCCTATCCGAATGGCGTAGGACTCATCAAACTGATGGGGCGCCACTCCGGCTTCATTGCCGCGACGGCCGCCCTGGCCCAGCAGGACGCCAATTTCGTTTTGATTCCTGAGGTTGATTTTGATCTTGACGGGCCCAAGGGGTTGATGGCCGCGTTGGAGACACGACTGGCCAGCCGGGGCCACGCGGTAATTGTGGCCGCCGAGGGGGCCGGACAGAAATTTTTCACCGACGTGAACGAAAGCCGGGATGCATCGGGGAATATCCGACTCAACGATATCGGTCCTTTTTTACGGGACACCATCAAGGACCATTTTACCGCAAAAAAAATTCCCATCAATATCAAGTATATCGATCCCAGCTACATGATCCGTAGCCTTCCGGCCAATGCCAATGACAGCGTGTTTTGCGGTTTTCTGGGACGGGATGCGGTACATGCCGGAATGGCGGGCAAAACCAAACTGGTCATCGGACACTGGAACAACCATTTCGTGCACCTGCCCATGGAGGCAACGGCAGGCAAACGCAAGCAGGTCAGGCCCAGGGGGAAACTGTGGACAACCGTGCTGGAATCCACCGGCCAGCCGCCCCTGAAAAACGATCACACCTGA